The Daucus carota subsp. sativus chromosome 7, DH1 v3.0, whole genome shotgun sequence genome window below encodes:
- the LOC108194372 gene encoding uncharacterized protein LOC108194372, which yields MLQNSESNMHPGQFEFIQVTQENFKENDIDLNSLPFFEGGATHEKDTGAHEEFTEHGEFTNNHIDLNANPFSESGATHEQDTTGGAHEEFIEHGEFTNNHIDLNAHPFSESGATHEQDTGGAHEEFIEHGEFTNNHIDLNAHPFSESENHVMQEENITCECFPSQGEEIQPKKINILSNEQRNAIYLALLRRSVNGKLKKNTSREVATLFSVSMRTVQRVWKRSKENMKNGVTDVSHKRTKNCGRKRIQIDLDHFRSIPLQERKTIRDAANALKVSTSVLSRNLKSGDIRRHSNAIKPFLSEENKKGRLQFCLDMLDKESLPHDPKFHDMQNVIHIDEKWFDLSKKCETYYLLADEEEPHRTCKSKNFVTKVMFLAAVARPRFDGQGNVTFSGKIGIYPFITKEPAKRSSVNRVAGTLETKAMTSVKRDTVRSYLIEKVIRDIRAKWPREDMHKLICIQQDNARTHVDPKDIEFCQAAQQSGFDIQLMCQPPNSPDMNVLDLGFFRALQSLRYKKVAKTIDDLVNAVEETFENYPVEKLNNIFLTLQLCMMETMKVKDSNAYKLPHIGKDGLERRGQLPIQIKCDAGLVNSVYEFLNEV from the exons ATGCTTCAGAATTCAGAAAGTAATATGCATCCAG GGCAATTTGAGTTTATACAAGTGACTCAAGAAAATTTTAAGGAAAATGACATAGACTTGAATTCACTTCCATTTTTTGAGG GTGGAGCAACACATGAAAAAGATACAG GTGCACATGAGGAGTTTACAGAGCatggagaatttacaaataATCATATAGATTTGAATGCAAATCCATTTTCTGaga GTGGAGCAACACATGAACAAGATACTACAG GAGGTGCTCATGAGGAGTTTATAGAGCatggagaatttacaaataATCATATAGACTTGAATGCACATCCATTTTCTgaga GTGGAGCAACACATGAACAAGATACAG GAGGTGCTCATGAGGAGTTTATAGAGCACGGAGAATTTACAAATAATCATATAGACTTGAATGCACATCCATTTTCTGAGA gtGAAAATCATGTAATGCAGGAAGAGAATATAACATGTGAATGCTTCCCGTCGCAGG gTGAAGAAATACAACCAAAAAAGATTAACATATTATCTAATGAACAAAGAAATGCAATTTACCTTGCCCTTCTAAGGAGGAGCGTGAATGGAAAGCTTAAGAAAAATACCAGCAGAGAAGTTGCTACATTATTCTCTGTATCCATGCGTACAGTTCAACGTGTTTGGAAACgatcaaaagaaaatatgaagaaTGGGGTGACTGATGTATCTcataaaagaacaaaaaattgtGGTCGCAAACGGATACAGATTGATTTGGATCATTTTCGGAGCATTCCTTTACAGGAGAGAAAAACTATTCGAGATGCAGCTAATGCTCTAAAAGTTAGCACATCAGTTCTAAGCAGGAATCTAAAGTCAGGCGATATAAGGCGTCACTCCAATGCAATCAAACCATTTTTAAGTGAGGAAAACAAGAAAGGTAGACTACAATTTTGTTTAGACATGCTTGACAAAGAAAGTTTACCTCATGATCCCAAATTTCATGACATGCAGAATGTCATTCACATAGATGAAAAATGGTTTGACTTGTCAAAAAAATGTGAGACCTATTATCTTTTGGCGGATGAAGAAGAGCCTCATCGTACTTGCAAAAGTAAAAACTTTGTTACCAAAGTCATGTTTCTCGCTGCTGTAGCTCGTCCGCGATTTGATGGTCAAGGCAATGTTACATTTTCTGGGAAAATTGGCATCTACCCATTTATCACCAAAGAGCCTGCAAAGAGGAGTAGTGTGAATCGAGTTGCAGGTACACTTGAGACAAAGGCAATGACTTCTGTTAAAAGAGATACAGTTAGATCATATTTGATTGAAAAGGTGATACGTGACATTCGAGCAAAATGGCCACGTGAAGATATGCATAAACTTATTTGTATCCAGCAAGATAATGCGAGAACTCATGTGGATCCCAAAGATATAGAGTTTTGTCAAGCTGCCCAGCAAAGTGGTTTTGATATTCAGTTAATGTGCCAACCACCAAACTCTCCAGATATGAATGTTCTAGACCTTGGTTTTTTTAGAGCACTTCAATCTTTGAGGTACAAGAAGGTGGCAAAAACAATAGATGATCTGGTGAATGCAGTGGAGGAAACATTTGAAAATTATCCAGTTGAAAAATTGAATAACATATTCTTAACTTTACAGCTGTGCATGATGGAGACGATGAAAGTGAAAGATAGTAATGCTTACAAGCTTCCACACATCGGCAAAGATGGTTTGGAGAGACGTGGACAACTACCcattcaaataaaatgtgatGCAGGTCTTGTTAATTcagtttatgaatttttaaatgaaGTGTAA
- the LOC108196432 gene encoding transcription initiation factor TFIID subunit 9 — MADREEELPRDAKIVRILLKSMGVDDYEPRVIHQFLELWYRYVVDILTDSQVYAEHAGKSAIDSDDVKLAIQSKVNFSFSQPPPREVLLELARNRNKIPLPKSISGPGIALPPDEDTLVSPNYQLAIPVKQTSQAVEETEDEEMADPNPEPTQEPKTQVPLNASQQVSFSLGAKRPRGSI; from the exons ATGGCAGATAGAGAGGAGGAGTTGCCGAGAGATGCAAAGATTGTCAGAATTCTTCTAAAATCTATGGGTGTTGATGATTATGAACCTCGCGTTATTCACCAATTCTTGGAATTATGGTATCGCTATGTTGTTGATATCCTGACTGATTCACAAGTTTATGCCGAGCATGCTGGAAAGTCTGCCATTGACTCTGATGATGTAAAATTGGCTATTCAGTCAAAAGTCAATTTTAGCTTCTCTCAGCCCCCACCACGAGAG GTCCTCCTGGAGTTGGCTAGGAACAGGAACAAAATTCCACTGCCAAAGTCCATATCAGGACCAGGAATTGCACTTCCCCCAGATGAGGATACTTTAGTCAGTCCAAACTACCAACTCGCGATCCCAGTTAAACAAACCAGCCAAGCCGTTGAAGAAACTGAGGATGAAGAGATGGCTGACCCGAACCCTGAACCAACCCAAGAACCAAAAACACAGGTCCCTCTGAATGCTTCTCAGCAAGTATCATTTTCCCTTGGAGCTAAACGTCCAAGAGGAAGCATATGA
- the LOC108193242 gene encoding ATP synthase subunit gamma, mitochondrial, giving the protein MAMAALRREGRRFVVVSPNLLRSSLLPSEQEQVSLGVRSISTQIVRNRMKSVKNIQKITKAMKMVAASKLRAIQVRAENSRGLWQPFTALLGDTPSVDVKKNVIVTVSADKGLCGGINSTSVKISRALFKLNSGAEKESKYVVLGEKAKAQLIRDSKQHIDLTMTELQKNFLNYTQVSALADEILKNVEYDALRIVFNKFQSVVSFLPTTATIFSPEIVERESEAGKLGDLDLYEVEGGETKSEILQNLTEFQFSCVMFNAVLENACSEQGARMSAMDSSSRNAGEMLDRLTLTYNRTRQASITTELTEIISGASALEG; this is encoded by the exons aTGGCGATGGCTGCTTTGAGGCGTGAAGGAAGGCGATTCGTCGTCGTTTCGCCTAATCTTCTCAGATCTTCCCTGCTCCCATCTGAACA GGAACAAGTTTCTCTGGGAGTTCGTAGTATTTCAACTCAAATCG TTCGTAACCGGATGAAGAGTGTGAAGAATATTCAGAAAATTACGAAGGCAATGAAGATGGTTGCAGCCTCTAAGCTGCGAGCAATTCAAGTGAGGGCTGAAAATTCTCGTGGTCTGTGGCAGCCATTCACTGCTCTTCTTGGTGACACACCCA GTGTGGATGTCAAGAAGAATGTTATTGTTACTGTTTCCGCGGACAAGGGTCTTTGTGGTGGAATCAACTCCACATCAGTCAAGATTAGCAGGGCTCTCTTCAAGTTAAATTCAG GAGCTGAGAAAGAAAGCAAGTATGTTGTCTTGGGAGAGAAAGCGAAGGCACAACTGATAAGAGACTCCAAACAACACATCGATCTGACAATGACAGAGCTGCAGAAGAACTTCCTTAATTATACTCAG GTTTCTGCACTTGCTGATGAAATCCTAAAGAATGTTGAATATGATGCATTGAGGATTGTATTCAACAAGTTCCAGTCGGTTGTCTCATTTTTGCCCACGACtgcaactatattttctccAGAG ATTGTAGAAAGAGAATCTGAAGCTGGCAAGCTTGGTGATCTGGATTTATATGAAGTTGAAGGTGGCGAGACAAAGTCTGAAATTCTCCAAAATCTGACTGAGTTTCAATTTTCTTGT GTTATGTTTAATGCGGTTCTGGAGAACGCCTGTAGTGAGCAAGGAGCTAGAATGTCTGCAATGGATAGTTCCAGCAGGAATGCTGGGGAGATGCTTGATCGTCTCACTCTTACCTACAACAG AACCCGTCAAGCTTCAATTACCACAGAACTGACAGAGATTATATCTGGAGCATCAGCACTTGAGGGCTGA